Proteins co-encoded in one Solea senegalensis isolate Sse05_10M linkage group LG8, IFAPA_SoseM_1, whole genome shotgun sequence genomic window:
- the LOC122773398 gene encoding neural cell adhesion molecule 1-like isoform X2, which produces MAVNQKGKSPPATMSFRTSTEPAVVPDLGEETALSMSVVLWAGILVVVFMLLLLAVDVTCYFVNKCGLIMCLCGKTGTGTKGHDLEEGKAAFVKDESKEPIVEVRTEDECTANHNAAGPTEPNETTPLTEPELAAYTAALALETLSSVATNSDTATATIDPAQDSPSSETTTLTCSLSTPANDPSPSPVQAPAPTPESNAILPAPVPLSSSAVEAKMAPLVEQRGRNTPEEEEERIPAPPPPLSSSSASSTPEQPRPQKSGTPIPPKRRHSPKLMALNAKNSPPVSPLAASSPHALDAKKSEVSKTHTETPALTASTTENTARPKSDTDSHTTAPDACGRSLTHSPDTDQTLNHIPAAKEAVAVNAEESAPLVAEVPPPDPVSLQNHLGTAAQSDMYDLLTPDAAPRSAEFDLELMNAGERAPPIPADLISLESPPSAPSLPNGDGADPVLDATKTKTTPPPVNDEYGSL; this is translated from the exons ATGGCAGTGAATCAGAAGGGAAAGTCTCCACCGGCGACTATGTCCTTCAGAACATCCACAGAACCAGCCGTCGTCCCAG ATCTGGGGGAGGAGACCGCTCTCTCCATGAGCGTCGTGCTGTGGGCCGGGATCCTCGTGGTGGTGTTTATGCTCCTCCTGCTGGCCGTGGACGTCACCTGCTACTTTGTCAACAAGTGTGGCCTCATCATGTGTCTGTGCGGCAAAACCGGCACCGGAACCAAAGGTCACGACCTGGAGGAGGGCAAGGCGGCGTTTGT gaAAGACGAGTCCAAAGAGCCGATCGTTGAGGTCAGAACAGAGGACGAGTGCACGGCCAATCACAACGCAGCCGGACCCACGGAACCCAACGAAACCACGCCTCTCACCGAGCCTGA GCTGGCGGCTTACACCGCTGCTCTGGCTCTGGAAACGCTCTCCTCTGTAGCCACCAACTCTGACACGGCCACCGCCACCATTGACCCAGCTCAGGACAGCCCCTCTAGCGAGACCACTACCCTCACTTGTAGCCTCTCCACCCCGGCCAACGACCCCTCGCCCAGCCCTGTCCAGGCCCCGGCCCCCACCCCGGAGTCCAACGCGATCCTGCCGGCCCCCGTCCCCCTGTCCTCGTCCGCCGTCGAGGCTAAAATGGCTCCGTTAGTcgagcagagagggagaaacactccggaagaagaagaggagagaatacccgctcctcctcctcctttgtcttcttcttctgcttcatcCACACCTGAACAACCGAGACCTCAAAAATCAGGGACACCCATACCGCCAAAACGTAGACACTCACCAAAACTTATGGCGCTAAACGCTAAAAACAGTCCTCCTGTGTCCCCGCTCGCCGCGTCGTCCCCACACGCTTTAGACGCCAAGAAATCCGAGGTCAGTAAAACTCACACTGAGACGCCAGCACTAACTGCCTCCACCACAGAAAACACTGCCCGTCCAAAATCAGACACCGACTCACACACAACTGCCCCGGACGCCTGTGGGCGGAGCCTTACTCACTCACCCGACACTGACCAAACTCTAAATCACATTCCCGCTGCCAAAGAAGCCGTCGCAGTGAACGCCGAAGAATCTGCTCCTCTGGTCGCAGAAGTCCCTCCCCCCGACCCCGTTAGTCTACAGAACCACCTCGGCACGGCGGCGCAATCCGACATGTACGACCTCCTGACCCCCGATGCCGCGCCCAGAAGTGCCGAGTTCGACTTAGAGCTGATGAACGCGGGCGAGCGAGCGCCCCCGATCCCAGCAGACCTGATTAGCTTAGAGAGCCCGCCCTCTGCCCCCTCTCTGCCCAACGGAGACGGAGCAGACCCAGTTCTGGACGcaaccaagaccaagaccactcctcctcctgtcaACGATGAGTACGGCTCCCTCTAG
- the LOC122773398 gene encoding neural cell adhesion molecule 1-like isoform X1 — protein sequence MAVNQKGKSPPATMSFRTSTEPAVVPDLGEETALSMSVVLWAGILVVVFMLLLLAVDVTCYFVNKCGLIMCLCGKTGTGTKGHDLEEGKAAFVKDESKEPIVEVRTEDECTANHNAAGPTEPNETTPLTEPELAAYTAALALETLSSVATNSDTATATIDPAQDSPSSETTTLTCSLSTPANDPSPSPVQAPAPTPESNAILPAPVPLSSSAVEAKMAPLVEQRGRNTPEEEEERIPAPPPPLSSSSASSTPEQPRPQKSGTPIPPKRRHSPKLMALNAKNSPPVSPLAASSPHALDAKKSEVSKTHTETPALTASTTENTARPKSDTDSHTTAPDACGRSLTHSPDTDQTLNHIPAAKEAVAVNAEESAPLVAEVPPPDPVSLQNHLGTAAQSDMYDLLTPDAAPRSAEFDLELMNAGERAPPIPADLISLESPPSAPSLPNGDGADPVLDATKTKTTPPPVNDEKIFPDEKVKMEEAKLSNTLSAIAAEHNSVVQTGNAGSKA from the exons ATGGCAGTGAATCAGAAGGGAAAGTCTCCACCGGCGACTATGTCCTTCAGAACATCCACAGAACCAGCCGTCGTCCCAG ATCTGGGGGAGGAGACCGCTCTCTCCATGAGCGTCGTGCTGTGGGCCGGGATCCTCGTGGTGGTGTTTATGCTCCTCCTGCTGGCCGTGGACGTCACCTGCTACTTTGTCAACAAGTGTGGCCTCATCATGTGTCTGTGCGGCAAAACCGGCACCGGAACCAAAGGTCACGACCTGGAGGAGGGCAAGGCGGCGTTTGT gaAAGACGAGTCCAAAGAGCCGATCGTTGAGGTCAGAACAGAGGACGAGTGCACGGCCAATCACAACGCAGCCGGACCCACGGAACCCAACGAAACCACGCCTCTCACCGAGCCTGA GCTGGCGGCTTACACCGCTGCTCTGGCTCTGGAAACGCTCTCCTCTGTAGCCACCAACTCTGACACGGCCACCGCCACCATTGACCCAGCTCAGGACAGCCCCTCTAGCGAGACCACTACCCTCACTTGTAGCCTCTCCACCCCGGCCAACGACCCCTCGCCCAGCCCTGTCCAGGCCCCGGCCCCCACCCCGGAGTCCAACGCGATCCTGCCGGCCCCCGTCCCCCTGTCCTCGTCCGCCGTCGAGGCTAAAATGGCTCCGTTAGTcgagcagagagggagaaacactccggaagaagaagaggagagaatacccgctcctcctcctcctttgtcttcttcttctgcttcatcCACACCTGAACAACCGAGACCTCAAAAATCAGGGACACCCATACCGCCAAAACGTAGACACTCACCAAAACTTATGGCGCTAAACGCTAAAAACAGTCCTCCTGTGTCCCCGCTCGCCGCGTCGTCCCCACACGCTTTAGACGCCAAGAAATCCGAGGTCAGTAAAACTCACACTGAGACGCCAGCACTAACTGCCTCCACCACAGAAAACACTGCCCGTCCAAAATCAGACACCGACTCACACACAACTGCCCCGGACGCCTGTGGGCGGAGCCTTACTCACTCACCCGACACTGACCAAACTCTAAATCACATTCCCGCTGCCAAAGAAGCCGTCGCAGTGAACGCCGAAGAATCTGCTCCTCTGGTCGCAGAAGTCCCTCCCCCCGACCCCGTTAGTCTACAGAACCACCTCGGCACGGCGGCGCAATCCGACATGTACGACCTCCTGACCCCCGATGCCGCGCCCAGAAGTGCCGAGTTCGACTTAGAGCTGATGAACGCGGGCGAGCGAGCGCCCCCGATCCCAGCAGACCTGATTAGCTTAGAGAGCCCGCCCTCTGCCCCCTCTCTGCCCAACGGAGACGGAGCAGACCCAGTTCTGGACGcaaccaagaccaagaccactcctcctcctgtcaACGATGA GAAAATATTTCCTGACGAGAAAGTGAAAATGGAGGAGGCGAAGCTATCGAACACGCTGTCGGCGATCGCGGCGGAACACAACAGTGTCGTACAGACAGGAAACGCTGGAAGCAAAGCATGA